A portion of the Pedobacter cryoconitis genome contains these proteins:
- a CDS encoding FecR family protein codes for MKKDVKEVLDKISSGNYNPEEEAIAKLWLHQLHQHDEAGLSEQELHEVSDQMWSSLERNKKQSLPHKYRKSVVYMAAAASLALIISVGLYFNQQRPLAKSIQPEAYTNDIPAGSNKAYLTLANGKKLALTSSANGTLAEEAGIKITKTADGQLVYTVANQGGKKAAGYNSIETPRGGQYQLNLPDGTKIWLNSASSLKYPVSFAALKERRVELSGEAYFEVAKDKIHPFIVKSGRQQIQVLGTHFDVNAYPDEQLIKTTLLEGSVKLNEQVVLKPGEQSLLTGEKFSVKEVNVNDAIDWKNGEFVFTNESLTSILKKVSRWYDVEIKYIHNPVNMPTFTGSVSRSENISGVLKMLEETSNVRFSIEGRQINVITR; via the coding sequence ATGAAGAAAGATGTAAAAGAAGTATTGGATAAGATAAGTTCGGGCAATTATAATCCGGAGGAAGAAGCTATTGCCAAACTTTGGTTGCACCAACTTCACCAGCATGATGAAGCTGGTCTTTCGGAACAAGAACTTCATGAAGTAAGTGACCAGATGTGGTCATCACTGGAGCGAAATAAAAAACAATCCTTACCTCATAAATATCGGAAATCAGTGGTTTATATGGCCGCAGCGGCATCTTTAGCTTTGATCATTAGTGTTGGCCTGTATTTTAATCAGCAGCGGCCGTTAGCTAAATCAATCCAGCCTGAAGCCTATACAAATGATATCCCTGCAGGGAGTAATAAAGCCTATCTGACATTGGCCAATGGGAAGAAACTTGCATTGACAAGTTCAGCTAATGGGACACTCGCAGAAGAAGCAGGAATAAAGATTACTAAAACTGCAGATGGGCAACTAGTTTACACCGTTGCCAATCAGGGTGGGAAGAAGGCTGCAGGTTACAATAGCATTGAAACACCCCGTGGAGGACAGTACCAGTTGAATTTGCCTGATGGTACCAAAATCTGGCTTAACTCAGCTTCTTCCTTGAAGTATCCAGTTTCTTTTGCGGCTTTAAAAGAACGCAGAGTTGAATTAAGCGGCGAGGCCTATTTTGAAGTTGCCAAAGATAAAATACACCCTTTTATTGTGAAAAGCGGAAGGCAGCAGATTCAAGTCTTAGGGACTCACTTTGATGTGAATGCCTATCCTGATGAACAGCTGATTAAAACCACGCTGTTAGAAGGCTCTGTAAAGTTAAATGAACAAGTTGTTTTAAAACCAGGTGAACAATCTTTGCTGACGGGAGAAAAATTCAGTGTGAAAGAAGTGAATGTTAACGATGCCATTGACTGGAAAAATGGAGAATTTGTGTTTACAAATGAATCCTTAACCAGCATTCTGAAGAAAGTTTCACGATGGTATGACGTAGAGATCAAATACATACATAACCCGGTAAACATGCCCACATTTACGGGCTCCGTTTCCCGATCTGAAAATATATCAGGTGTTTTAAAAATGTTGGAAGAGACGAGTAATGTGCGCTTCTCTATTGAAGGAAGACAAATCAATGTAATCACCAGATAA
- a CDS encoding SusC/RagA family TonB-linked outer membrane protein — protein MRINLIVAILITCLLQVSAAGFAQRISYTKQNTTLQQVFLEIKKQAGFRVLYSDQNVNGQLKINVDFKNSALDQVMEILLKGQNLTYKIERKTILIKAKSIIPVLPEIIIKDVDVKGKVIDKDGRPLPGASVSVKGQKRIVSTDTEGGFLLKGVNEYAILTVSFIGYLSKEVKIIPGQLLHIILDEDVSQLNNVIVVGYDSKKQSELTSAVSVVSSEKLKDVTSNNIGAMLQGKVAGLQVINSSGAPGSAPEIRLRGVSSVNASQSPLVVVDGIIGGNYDPNDVESITVLKDAGATALYGSQANAGVIIVTTKSAKTDKINFEVKISSGFKTPDFGKTNLMNSNELYDHQMEFYRDYIVGAPDNSYKIDLTRFYQERPLSLRNQDYDWSNESFKPAPINSVYLSASGRTEKNSYYIGASYYKEKGTFLNTDFQRINLRANSTYNFSKNLSITNNINISAQNGHSYDYNDVYYAFLNLPWDNPYDENGSPLYVDGNSTFKWWSRDKVNPIHSVENSDHPTKGFDVNYDFAVNYHINDWLTFSSTNRGSAAFNKVANYYSPLTAGTYHGQGFLSELNTFNYGGISNNLLKFNFRLSDHTISGFAGVALEGSQTELSGGSGKGLPAGLKVLNVVSNGQLVTGLNDKKYLQSIISQVNYNYKSRYFLTASFRVDGSSAFPKANRYASFPALSGSWLISNEDFMQGHSAIDNLKLRFSYGVTGTQDIGSSRYLGLYSLTTQYNGLIGAVPFQLANPLLTWESKHQLNAGIDIGLFKRVNLTIDAYRNNTKNLLLQVSQPLSVGFETRWENSGNVINRGIELGLNTINIKTRDFEWATDFTINFNDNKLYGLPSDIVKTGSWNISQLYSNGGNLYEFYMPKWLGVDSQTGAPVWEKIINDADGKAIGSERTMNYSEATTQKVGSALPKYQGGFNNSFKYKNFNLRISTYFNYGNKVFSNNLRFMMNDGHEPYYNQIQMPSGSKVWSFPGDTEATEPSPQNSANSTETSTRYLKNGSYLTIRNIALNYTLPQTFAKKLNMERITVGLTADNVATFSNFLGQDPQTTITPGNATPGVSDFKYPNNRQYLFTVNFNF, from the coding sequence ATGAGAATTAACCTGATTGTCGCCATCCTTATAACCTGCTTATTGCAAGTTAGTGCGGCCGGTTTTGCACAACGGATCAGTTATACAAAACAGAATACTACGCTTCAGCAGGTTTTTTTGGAGATCAAAAAACAAGCAGGATTCAGAGTTTTGTATTCTGACCAAAATGTAAATGGTCAGTTGAAAATTAATGTGGATTTTAAGAATTCAGCACTTGATCAGGTGATGGAAATCTTATTGAAAGGCCAGAATTTAACTTATAAAATCGAGCGGAAAACAATACTGATTAAGGCGAAATCCATTATCCCCGTATTGCCAGAAATTATAATTAAAGATGTTGATGTAAAAGGAAAGGTCATAGATAAAGATGGGCGTCCTCTACCTGGTGCATCGGTTAGCGTAAAGGGACAAAAAAGAATAGTTAGTACTGACACAGAAGGAGGCTTCCTGTTAAAAGGAGTTAATGAATATGCAATATTGACCGTCTCTTTTATTGGATATCTGAGTAAAGAGGTAAAGATAATTCCAGGGCAGCTTCTCCATATTATCCTGGATGAAGATGTTAGTCAGCTGAACAATGTAATTGTAGTGGGCTATGATTCTAAGAAGCAAAGTGAACTTACCAGTGCTGTATCAGTCGTTTCTTCAGAAAAATTAAAGGATGTAACTTCCAATAATATCGGGGCAATGTTGCAGGGAAAAGTTGCTGGCTTGCAAGTGATCAATAGCTCAGGTGCGCCAGGATCTGCTCCTGAAATCAGGCTTCGGGGTGTCTCTTCTGTAAATGCCAGCCAAAGCCCTCTGGTGGTGGTAGATGGGATTATTGGTGGAAATTATGACCCCAACGATGTAGAAAGTATCACAGTCCTTAAAGATGCAGGTGCCACTGCCTTATATGGTTCACAAGCAAATGCAGGCGTGATTATCGTTACCACAAAAAGTGCAAAGACTGACAAGATTAATTTTGAGGTTAAAATTTCTTCAGGATTTAAGACACCAGACTTTGGAAAAACGAATTTGATGAACAGTAATGAACTTTATGATCATCAAATGGAGTTTTACCGGGACTATATTGTCGGGGCTCCAGACAATTCTTACAAAATAGATTTAACCAGGTTCTATCAGGAGCGGCCATTGAGTTTAAGGAACCAGGATTATGATTGGTCGAATGAATCCTTTAAACCAGCTCCTATAAACAGCGTTTATCTATCTGCAAGTGGCAGGACAGAAAAGAACAGTTATTACATTGGCGCTTCCTATTATAAAGAAAAGGGAACCTTTCTGAACACAGATTTTCAAAGGATAAATCTAAGAGCAAATTCAACTTATAATTTTTCAAAAAACCTCAGTATCACTAATAATATAAACATTAGTGCACAAAACGGGCACAGTTATGATTACAATGATGTTTATTATGCCTTCCTGAATTTGCCATGGGACAATCCATACGATGAAAATGGATCACCACTATACGTAGACGGAAATTCTACTTTTAAATGGTGGTCAAGAGATAAAGTAAATCCTATTCATTCTGTTGAGAACTCTGATCATCCCACCAAAGGTTTTGATGTGAATTATGATTTCGCCGTAAATTATCATATTAACGATTGGCTGACATTCTCCAGTACAAACCGAGGCTCCGCAGCATTTAATAAAGTGGCAAATTACTATTCGCCACTCACTGCTGGTACTTACCATGGACAAGGATTTCTGAGTGAATTGAACACCTTTAATTATGGCGGAATTTCAAATAATCTCTTGAAATTTAACTTCAGGCTATCAGACCATACCATCAGTGGTTTTGCAGGCGTAGCTTTAGAAGGATCACAGACTGAGCTTTCTGGTGGTTCAGGGAAAGGATTGCCTGCGGGATTAAAAGTATTGAATGTGGTTTCAAACGGTCAGCTGGTAACAGGATTAAATGATAAGAAATATCTTCAATCTATAATTTCTCAAGTCAATTATAATTATAAAAGCCGCTACTTTTTAACCGCCTCCTTTCGTGTAGATGGTTCTTCAGCTTTTCCTAAAGCAAACCGGTATGCATCTTTTCCTGCCTTATCTGGAAGCTGGCTGATCAGTAATGAAGATTTTATGCAGGGTCATAGTGCAATTGATAATTTGAAATTAAGATTTAGTTATGGTGTTACAGGTACACAGGATATTGGTTCTTCCAGATACCTTGGCTTGTATTCTTTAACCACCCAGTACAACGGCTTAATCGGGGCAGTACCTTTTCAGCTGGCAAACCCGCTGCTAACCTGGGAAAGTAAGCACCAGCTTAATGCGGGTATTGATATTGGCTTGTTCAAAAGAGTGAACCTGACTATAGATGCCTATCGGAACAATACTAAAAATCTTTTATTGCAGGTTTCTCAGCCCCTTTCTGTTGGTTTTGAAACGAGATGGGAGAATTCGGGAAATGTAATTAACCGGGGAATAGAACTTGGTCTGAATACCATCAATATTAAAACCAGGGACTTTGAGTGGGCAACAGATTTTACCATCAACTTTAATGACAATAAGTTGTATGGTTTGCCATCAGATATTGTTAAGACAGGCTCCTGGAATATCTCACAGCTCTACAGTAATGGAGGGAATCTTTATGAATTCTATATGCCTAAATGGCTTGGTGTAGACAGCCAGACCGGAGCGCCGGTATGGGAAAAGATCATTAATGATGCAGATGGGAAAGCTATAGGGAGCGAGCGGACGATGAATTATTCGGAGGCCACCACACAAAAAGTTGGAAGTGCACTTCCAAAATATCAGGGTGGATTTAACAATAGTTTTAAATACAAAAATTTCAATCTGCGGATAAGTACTTATTTCAATTATGGTAATAAAGTATTTAGCAATAACCTGCGTTTTATGATGAACGATGGACATGAGCCATATTATAACCAGATACAGATGCCATCGGGATCAAAAGTATGGAGTTTCCCTGGCGATACAGAAGCCACAGAACCAAGTCCTCAGAATTCAGCAAATTCTACTGAAACCTCCACCCGGTATTTGAAAAATGGAAGCTATCTGACCATCAGGAATATTGCTTTGAATTATACTTTGCCTCAGACCTTTGCGAAGAAATTAAATATGGAGCGGATTACTGTTGGTTTAACAGCAGATAATGTGGCCACCTTTTCAAACTTCTTGGGTCAGGATCCTCAAACTACCATTACGCCTGGGAATGCAACACCAGGAGTATCTGACTTTAAATATCCGAATAACAGGCAATACTTGTTCACTGTCAATTTTAATTTTTAA
- a CDS encoding RagB/SusD family nutrient uptake outer membrane protein — protein sequence MKKIIFILFFIAVSSCKNAEVSPSDAINTTDLVTTEEGLTNALNGAYALFKDHITFNGIVDQNNMYLRQFYQLSDFASDDIVCGQVTEDPLFYSFNLLHSPGQSNTRYFWYVSYKIITGVNTIIDAVEKSGKNDVKTQQLLGECYFLRAYCHFNLVRLFGKPYAVDPGSPGIILRTSLTDEAKKARSTVAEVYDAVIADAEKGASLMSLSRGVQYASKEAAWALLSRVNLYKEDHAKTIDYSNKVITSNRFKLETKTTYPALFANAKAGNETILCVAFTAIDDYGKFGSIASMVFSDGNSGWGEEYASSSLRNLMSKHPEDVRWSYIKPLKDGDGAVQKKNGIEVYYISKFSFQDGSPNLSSPILFRLSEMYLNRAEAEAKTGNTAAALDDVDQIRANRGLEASLYHQALPSGSTAMDVVLDEKRIEMAFEGHRTYDVFRNKRKMNKSYWGYHIQGLKETDIELSKTPAGYQNLVIDYTNPRVIYFIPVDEVLSNPKAIQNP from the coding sequence ATGAAGAAAATTATATTTATTCTATTTTTTATTGCAGTAAGCAGTTGTAAAAATGCGGAGGTATCCCCAAGCGATGCGATTAATACAACAGATCTGGTGACCACAGAAGAAGGCTTAACCAATGCCTTAAACGGAGCATATGCTTTATTTAAAGATCATATAACTTTTAATGGTATCGTAGACCAGAACAATATGTATCTCCGTCAGTTCTATCAGTTATCTGATTTTGCAAGTGATGATATTGTTTGCGGACAGGTTACTGAGGATCCTTTATTTTACAGTTTCAATCTTTTACATTCTCCCGGTCAAAGTAATACCCGTTATTTCTGGTATGTGTCTTACAAGATTATAACCGGGGTCAATACTATAATTGATGCAGTAGAGAAATCTGGTAAGAATGATGTTAAAACACAGCAGCTGCTTGGAGAGTGTTATTTTCTGAGGGCTTATTGTCATTTTAACTTAGTCCGCCTGTTTGGTAAGCCTTATGCCGTTGATCCTGGTTCGCCCGGTATTATTCTCCGCACTTCGCTAACGGATGAGGCAAAAAAGGCCCGCTCTACAGTAGCTGAAGTTTATGATGCAGTCATTGCCGATGCAGAAAAAGGAGCTTCACTGATGAGTCTTTCCAGAGGCGTTCAATATGCTTCCAAAGAAGCAGCATGGGCACTTTTATCCAGAGTGAACCTTTATAAAGAAGATCATGCTAAAACCATTGACTATTCAAACAAAGTAATTACTTCGAACCGTTTTAAACTGGAAACAAAAACTACTTATCCTGCTTTGTTTGCTAATGCAAAGGCTGGTAATGAAACTATCTTATGTGTAGCATTTACAGCTATTGATGACTATGGTAAATTCGGATCTATAGCTTCTATGGTTTTTTCTGACGGTAATTCCGGATGGGGAGAAGAATACGCCTCTTCTTCACTGCGAAACCTGATGTCAAAGCATCCGGAAGATGTGAGGTGGTCTTATATAAAACCACTTAAAGATGGAGACGGAGCCGTTCAAAAGAAGAATGGGATTGAAGTCTATTATATCAGTAAATTTTCTTTTCAGGATGGTTCCCCTAATCTAAGCTCTCCGATTTTATTCAGATTGAGTGAAATGTATTTAAACAGAGCAGAGGCAGAGGCGAAAACGGGAAATACAGCAGCAGCACTGGATGATGTGGATCAAATTCGCGCTAACCGGGGTCTGGAAGCATCCCTTTACCATCAAGCACTTCCTTCTGGCTCAACGGCGATGGATGTGGTTCTGGATGAAAAGAGAATAGAAATGGCTTTTGAAGGGCACCGTACATACGATGTATTCAGAAATAAACGAAAGATGAATAAAAGCTATTGGGGTTATCATATCCAGGGCTTAAAGGAAACAGATATAGAGCTCTCCAAAACCCCTGCGGGTTATCAAAATCTGGTTATAGACTATACCAATCCAAGAGTCATTTATTTTATTCCTGTAGACGAAGTACTTAGTAATCCAAAGGCTATTCAAAACCCATAA
- a CDS encoding PKD domain-containing protein — MKTIQKLGFILILMGSVWSSCKKDKSEKFTDLSYTLEVDGNQVKFKPVTTGISSYKWDFGDGQSSTEVNPVHIYPGKGKYVPTLYATVNGQSAEASTVIRIAKGSPVKLNDQTLDDWNTVTANVITSGIKGGVFKKVKYDYDGNYIYIYMEMASKKSNADIFDFYIDSDNSSATGLLGSFSGGGYDILLEGQLLTANMDIFYHSGSQTSFSFLQQSITEAYQIGTVVEEGGILKFEMRLVRGKLKNLTGSGARIGIIATKSDWSVSLGYAPDEGQPGFLLEMLE, encoded by the coding sequence ATGAAAACTATACAAAAATTAGGTTTTATACTGATTCTGATGGGTTCGGTATGGAGTTCCTGCAAAAAAGATAAAAGTGAAAAATTTACCGATTTGTCTTATACATTGGAAGTAGATGGTAACCAGGTGAAATTTAAACCAGTAACGACCGGCATATCCAGCTATAAATGGGATTTTGGAGATGGGCAATCTTCAACAGAAGTAAACCCTGTCCATATATATCCTGGGAAAGGAAAATATGTACCTACACTATATGCAACAGTTAATGGTCAGTCTGCAGAAGCTTCAACAGTGATCAGAATTGCGAAAGGCAGTCCTGTGAAATTAAATGATCAGACACTGGATGATTGGAATACGGTTACTGCAAATGTCATTACTTCAGGTATTAAAGGTGGTGTTTTTAAAAAAGTGAAATATGACTACGATGGAAATTATATCTACATCTATATGGAGATGGCTTCTAAAAAATCTAATGCTGATATTTTTGATTTTTATATAGATTCAGACAATAGTAGTGCTACAGGTCTGCTTGGTAGTTTTTCCGGAGGTGGTTATGACATTCTGTTAGAAGGACAGCTCCTCACTGCGAACATGGATATTTTTTATCATAGCGGTTCCCAAACCAGTTTTTCTTTCCTGCAACAGTCAATCACAGAGGCATATCAAATCGGGACAGTTGTAGAAGAGGGTGGGATATTGAAGTTTGAAATGCGGCTGGTACGTGGTAAGTTGAAAAATCTCACGGGTTCGGGGGCAAGAATAGGCATTATAGCAACCAAAAGTGATTGGTCTGTATCACTTGGGTACGCACCCGATGAAGGGCAACCTGGGTTTCTGCTGGAAATGTTAGAGTAA